In Devosia sp. 1566, a single genomic region encodes these proteins:
- a CDS encoding superoxide dismutase: MAFELPELPYSKDALGPYMSAETLEFHHDKHHQAYVTNGNKLLEGSGLEGKSLEEIVQASFGTNQGLFNNAGQHYNHVHFWQWMKPNGGGNKLPGTLQAAIDSDLGGFDKFRADFINAGTTQFGSGWAWLSVKNGKLEVTKTANGESPLVHGGKPILGVDVWEHSYYIDYRNARPKYLEAWFDNLVNWEHVEQMFTEARG; this comes from the coding sequence ATGGCTTTTGAACTGCCCGAACTGCCCTATTCCAAGGACGCGCTTGGCCCCTATATGTCGGCCGAAACGCTGGAGTTTCACCACGACAAGCACCACCAGGCTTACGTGACCAACGGCAACAAGCTGCTGGAAGGCTCGGGGCTGGAAGGCAAGAGTCTCGAAGAAATCGTGCAGGCGAGCTTTGGCACCAATCAGGGCCTCTTCAACAATGCCGGCCAGCACTACAACCACGTGCATTTCTGGCAGTGGATGAAGCCCAATGGCGGCGGCAACAAGCTGCCCGGCACGCTGCAGGCAGCCATCGACTCCGATCTGGGCGGTTTTGACAAGTTCCGTGCCGATTTCATCAATGCCGGCACCACCCAGTTCGGTTCGGGCTGGGCGTGGCTGTCGGTCAAGAACGGCAAGCTCGAAGTCACCAAGACCGCCAATGGCGAGTCCCCGCTCGTGCATGGCGGCAAGCCGATCCTGGGCGTCGATGTGTGGGAACACTCCTATTACATCGACTACCGCAATGCCCGCCCGAAATATCTCGAAGCCTGGTTCGACAATCTCGTGAACTGGGAACATGTCGAGCAGATGTTCACCGAAGCGCGCGGCTGA
- a CDS encoding response regulator, with amino-acid sequence MSSSGKLVAVFAANDALSSLLAMVLAGDLRLRVRQFDCEAALFAYMRLAPIDVLIVDFDREGRPAYEMVEAIRLDLTILCREVPVIALTRAITPPMRHQAISAGIDEVVIKPMSPRHLLQRVQARLRAAAGTGYSPVPVYRGPERRKNLPGISPQPLHNRRASDNVVQLFPKRAQPSAPQLSPN; translated from the coding sequence GTGTCTTCATCAGGCAAACTTGTCGCTGTTTTTGCAGCCAATGACGCGCTGTCATCCCTGCTGGCGATGGTTCTGGCTGGTGACCTGCGGCTGCGCGTGCGCCAGTTCGATTGCGAAGCCGCGCTCTTTGCTTATATGCGCCTTGCCCCCATTGATGTCTTGATCGTCGATTTCGATCGGGAAGGCCGCCCCGCCTATGAAATGGTGGAAGCGATCCGGCTCGACCTCACCATTCTCTGCCGCGAGGTGCCGGTGATCGCGCTGACCCGTGCCATCACCCCCCCCATGCGCCATCAGGCCATCAGCGCGGGCATTGATGAAGTGGTGATCAAGCCAATGTCGCCCCGCCATCTGCTGCAGCGGGTGCAGGCCCGCCTGCGGGCCGCCGCCGGCACCGGTTATAGCCCCGTGCCTGTTTACCGCGGCCCGGAGCGCCGTAAAAACCTGCCCGGCATCTCGCCCCAGCCGCTTCATAACCGGCGCGCTTCGGACAATGTGGTGCAGCTGTTTCCCAAGCGAGCGCAGCCCAGCGCGCCCCAGCTCTCGCCGAACTAG
- a CDS encoding helicase HerA-like domain-containing protein: MRDSDQIFLGASTQPETLALRYANRHGLITGATGTGKTVTLQVLAEGFSRAGVPVFCADIKGDLSGLAVAGEAKPALMERADKIGLPGGLVFEGSPTIFWDIFGKQGHPVRTTISEIGPLLLSRLLDLNDTQEGVLNIAFKVADDEGLLLLDLKDLRALLTDLGQRNKEISLRYGNVSSASIGAIQRDLLVLEQQGAESFFGERALEIADLMRTDRDGRGFVSVLAADELMRSPRLYSTFLLWLLSELFEELPEVGDPEKPRLVFFFDEAHLLFDDAPKALIDKVEQVVKLIRSKGVGVYFVTQNPADIPEAVLAQLGNRVQHALRAYTPREQKAVRVAAETFRANPAFSTEDAITQLGTGEALVSTLGEKGVPSMVGRTMIRPPSGRIGPLTPAERQAVIADSPVGGLYDAVIDRDSAFEVLARKAERRQDEAGAERERKETQAPRRSSRQTPAEAAMNSLARTVANRLGSALVRGVLGSLKRGW; the protein is encoded by the coding sequence ATGCGCGACAGTGATCAAATCTTTCTCGGGGCCAGCACGCAGCCCGAAACCCTGGCGCTGCGCTATGCCAATCGGCATGGGCTGATCACCGGGGCGACGGGCACCGGCAAGACGGTGACCCTCCAGGTGCTGGCGGAAGGATTTTCGCGCGCCGGGGTGCCGGTGTTCTGCGCCGATATCAAGGGCGACCTGTCGGGGCTGGCCGTTGCGGGCGAGGCCAAGCCGGCGCTGATGGAGCGGGCCGACAAGATCGGGCTGCCCGGCGGGCTGGTGTTCGAGGGCTCGCCCACCATTTTCTGGGATATCTTCGGCAAGCAGGGTCATCCCGTCCGCACCACGATTTCCGAGATCGGGCCGCTGCTGCTGAGCCGCCTGCTCGATCTCAACGACACCCAGGAAGGCGTCCTCAACATCGCCTTCAAGGTGGCCGATGACGAAGGCCTGCTGCTGCTCGACCTCAAGGATCTGCGCGCGCTGCTGACCGATCTGGGCCAGCGCAACAAGGAAATCTCGCTGCGTTATGGCAATGTCAGCTCGGCAAGCATTGGCGCGATCCAGCGCGACCTGCTGGTGCTCGAGCAGCAAGGGGCGGAAAGCTTTTTCGGCGAACGGGCACTCGAGATTGCCGATCTCATGCGCACCGATCGCGACGGGCGCGGCTTTGTGTCGGTGCTGGCAGCCGACGAGCTGATGCGCTCGCCCCGGCTGTATTCGACTTTCCTGCTTTGGCTGCTATCGGAATTGTTCGAGGAACTGCCCGAAGTGGGGGACCCGGAAAAACCGCGGCTGGTGTTCTTTTTCGATGAAGCCCACTTGCTGTTCGACGATGCGCCCAAGGCGCTGATCGACAAGGTCGAGCAGGTGGTCAAGCTCATCCGATCCAAGGGCGTGGGCGTGTATTTCGTGACGCAAAACCCTGCCGATATTCCTGAAGCGGTGCTGGCGCAGCTGGGCAACCGGGTGCAGCACGCGCTGCGCGCCTATACGCCGCGCGAGCAAAAGGCGGTGCGCGTGGCGGCCGAGACCTTCCGGGCCAACCCCGCTTTTTCGACTGAAGACGCCATCACCCAGCTGGGGACCGGCGAAGCGCTGGTCTCGACGCTAGGCGAAAAGGGCGTTCCTTCGATGGTTGGGCGCACCATGATCCGCCCGCCGAGCGGCCGCATCGGTCCGCTGACCCCGGCCGAGCGGCAGGCCGTGATTGCCGATTCGCCGGTCGGGGGGCTCTATGATGCGGTGATCGACCGGGATTCAGCGTTTGAAGTTTTGGCGCGCAAGGCCGAGCGCCGCCAGGATGAGGCGGGCGCCGAGCGAGAGCGCAAGGAGACGCAGGCCCCCCGGCGTTCCTCACGCCAGACTCCGGCGGAAGCGGCGATGAATTCACTGGCCCGCACCGTGGCCAACCGGCTGGGCAGTGCGCTGGTGCGCGGCGTGCTTGGCAGCCTGAAGCGGGGATGGTGA